The region GTTGATGCCAAAATGTATCTTCTGTGAGACAGCAGATGTGCTTGCAATGGATACCGTCAGTTTTTTCCCATTGAAAAAAAGATCATCCCCTTCCCTGTTAGTCATGATTCCCATAGAAGAAAGAGTTTCAGCAACAAGAGCTGTGAAAAGCCGCTGCCTGTTGTAGATCAATTTAAGGTCGGTGGAATCGAAATGCTCAATGATGAAATGAAGCATGTCCGCAGATACAATGGATTCGTTTTCCCTTTTGTCCTCAAGATCTATCATGTGTGCTAGTTGCACATCACATTGTCCTCTGAATGCCACCACAGAATCGGCCTGTATCCCGAACATCTGGTAAGCCCAGAGAGAGGATATCTGGCTGCCGTCATAATCATAAGTCTCATCCATTATATGCGCTTCAATTCCCATTATATGTCCTCCACTGCCGGATCCTGTACACCTGCTTTCTGGAAAGCCCGTGCCCGCCTGACACAACTTTCACACAATCCACAGGGTTTTTCTTTGCCCTGGTAGCAGCTCCAGCTTAAACCTAGAGGAGCCTGCGCCCGCACTGCTTCCTTTACAATGGCCACTTTATCCATTTCAAGCACAGGAGATATCAGTCGTACTCCATTGAGAGTGGAATAAGAAAAAGCCCTGTTGATACAGTCCACAAATTCCGGGGAATTGTCCGGGAAAGTAGCGGCTTCCTCGGCATTGAAACCGGCAACAATATAGCCACAACCCAGGGCTTCGGCAAAAGAGGCAGCAATATTTGCCATCAAGCCGTTCCTGTTGGGAACCCAGACATTTGCGGCAGATTCAGAAGTCACTTCCCTCTTCCCAAGGTCTGCCCCGGCCATATCCGGTAAACACCCTT is a window of Methanohalophilus mahii DSM 5219 DNA encoding:
- a CDS encoding DUF366 family protein, which translates into the protein MGIEAHIMDETYDYDGSQISSLWAYQMFGIQADSVVAFRGQCDVQLAHMIDLEDKRENESIVSADMLHFIIEHFDSTDLKLIYNRQRLFTALVAETLSSMGIMTNREGDDLFFNGKKLTVSIASTSAVSQKIHFGINVSHDFYGNLEECGIAAENTRQLLEAITGRYIKEMEDIEGDLRKSRPLDVV
- the queC gene encoding 7-cyano-7-deazaguanine synthase QueC produces the protein MKAVCLLSSGLDSLASLAIASAKYDVQIGLTFDYGQLAADAEIDHSRQICAHYGIPHRVISLDWMKDITTTSLVNRQGCLPDMAGADLGKREVTSESAANVWVPNRNGLMANIAASFAEALGCGYIVAGFNAEEAATFPDNSPEFVDCINRAFSYSTLNGVRLISPVLEMDKVAIVKEAVRAQAPLGLSWSCYQGKEKPCGLCESCVRRARAFQKAGVQDPAVEDI